CCGCTGTGTTGACAACAGCGACCTCGACCGGAACCGCGGGCTCGGGCGGGACGCCCTTCAGCTCTTCCCAGCGTCGCCGCCACTGCTGTTCGTCCGCGTCGCACGCCCGGACGAACTCGCGCGTGGTGTCCCACGACGGGAACCGGGTGCCGCGGACCGCCTCGTGCAGGGTGGTGTGCGAGATCCGGCCGGAGCGGTCGGCCATCTTGCGGAACGACGGATTCCCGGCCCGCGCGCGCAGCGCGGCCAGTTCCGCGGAGAGCACCTCGGCGGCAGATTGCCCGTCGCCCATCGCTCTCCCTGGTTGTCAGATCCGCTGGTCGGACAAGTCTGACATTCCAGTTCGGCACAGCTGGGCGCACCCCGGCCGCGGCCCCGGCGAAGCGGCCGCGGCCGAGACACGTCACTGCCAGGCGTCGGTGATCGGCGACTCGCTCGTCGCGTTGCCGAGGCCGGGGAGACCGTTGGCGGCCTCCAGGGTGCGCAGCACGGTGTAGTGGTTGATGGTCTCCGAGTAGTCCCCCTGCTTCACGTGCTCGCCGGTGAACGACGTGTAGATCTGGTTCGTCGAGGTGCCTTCGTCCTCGTCGAACGTCACGATCAGCAGGCTGTTGTGGGTCTTCGCCCACTGCGCGTAGCCGTCGAGGTTGTTCTTCAGCCAGGTGTCGCCGGTGGCCACCGAGCAGTCGTGCATGTCGTTGCACATGTTCGGGGTCACGAACGCGACGCTGGGCAGCTGCGAGTAGTCCGTCGGGAACCGGGAGTAGCGCAGGTTGCTCGACGCGGGCACGTTCGAGAAGTCGACCCAGCTGTTGTGCTTGCGCCGGTACTCGCCGGACGAGCAGCCGGTGTAGCCGTCCGACGGCATGGACTCCGAGTAGCCGGTGAAGGTCTTCCCCGCGCCGGCGAGCTGCGAACCGAGGTTGTCCACGGCACCGAGGTTTTGCGGGCAGGTGTCGTCGGTGACGCCTTGGGTGTCGCCGGAGAAGAGCGCGACGTAGTTCGGCTGGCTCGGGTGCGTGATCGCGTGGGAGTCGGTGAAGTTCGCGCCCTGCGCGGCGAGCGAGGCGAAGTAGGGCGCGGTGGTCGAGTCGATCGACGTCGCCGATTCGTTCTCGAACATCACGAGCACGATGTGGTCGAAGGTGGGCACGGACGCCGCTGCTGAGGCGGGCTGGGCGGCGGTCGCCGCACCGAGAATCGCCGTCGCGACGGCGGCCACGATCCGCTTGCGGAACACAGGTCCTCCAAGATCGGTCGGGAAATGCGCTCAGGTGGGAGCGGCATCGACCGTGCCACGGCGGAGGTGTCCCGGAGAGCGGTCGGTGGGTGAATAACTGGCGACCACTCGTCCGGGGCACGACTTTCGGCGGGTCAGCGCGCGAGCAGGTCCCGCAGGGATTTCGTAACGCTGGCAGGGGAAGTCTCGGCCATGAAATGTCCACTGTGCACGGTTTCGTGCACAAGGTCCGGTGCCCACGCCCGCCAGAGCGCGACCGCGTCGTAGCCCAGCGCGACACCCCAATCCTGCTGCACCACCGTGGTCGGCATCTTCAGCCGATTGCCCGCGGCGCGGTCGGCGCGGTCGTGTTCGACGTCGATGCCCGCGGAGGCGCGGTAGTCGGCGACGATCGACGGGACCGCGTTCCGGCTCGCTTCGAGGTACCGGGCGCGGATGTCGGCCGGGATGGCCTCGGGGTCGGCGCCCCACTGGTCGAGGAAGTAGCTGAAGAACGCGTCCGGTGCGCCGCTGATCAGCTGCTCGGGCAGGCCGGGCGGCTGCGCCATCAGGTAGAGGTGAAAGGCGACGGACGCGCTGACGCCGTGCAGCACGTCCCACATGTCCAGCGTCGGCAGCACGTCGAGGATGGCCAGGTGGGACACGTGGTCCGGGTGGTCGAGGCCGGCGCGGATCGCGACGAGCGCGCCGCGGTCGTGCCCGGCGAGCGCGAACTTTTCGTGGCCGAACGCGCGGGCGAGGGCGACGACGTCGGCGGCCATGGTGCGCTTCGAGTAGGTCTCGCCGTCGTCGGCGGGCTTGTCGCTGTCGCCGTATCCGCGCAGGTCAGGACACAGGACGGTGTGGTCGGCGGCGAG
The nucleotide sequence above comes from Amycolatopsis sp. AA4. Encoded proteins:
- a CDS encoding alkaline phosphatase family protein; the protein is MFRKRIVAAVATAILGAATAAQPASAAASVPTFDHIVLVMFENESATSIDSTTAPYFASLAAQGANFTDSHAITHPSQPNYVALFSGDTQGVTDDTCPQNLGAVDNLGSQLAGAGKTFTGYSESMPSDGYTGCSSGEYRRKHNSWVDFSNVPASSNLRYSRFPTDYSQLPSVAFVTPNMCNDMHDCSVATGDTWLKNNLDGYAQWAKTHNSLLIVTFDEDEGTSTNQIYTSFTGEHVKQGDYSETINHYTVLRTLEAANGLPGLGNATSESPITDAWQ
- a CDS encoding alpha/beta fold hydrolase, encoding MNFDYQRVPVADGVSLNVAVAGSGSPVVLLHGFPQTHLMWRHVAADLAADHTVLCPDLRGYGDSDKPADDGETYSKRTMAADVVALARAFGHEKFALAGHDRGALVAIRAGLDHPDHVSHLAILDVLPTLDMWDVLHGVSASVAFHLYLMAQPPGLPEQLISGAPDAFFSYFLDQWGADPEAIPADIRARYLEASRNAVPSIVADYRASAGIDVEHDRADRAAGNRLKMPTTVVQQDWGVALGYDAVALWRAWAPDLVHETVHSGHFMAETSPASVTKSLRDLLAR